The stretch of DNA ccatccaaaaacatacaaataatcgttttaaagtccaaatttcttgcaagtaaatcaattaccatggctctgatgccagttgttggaaattattttaccaggatcttagatctactcacaagtatgtttattaacatcctaaaacgataaattaaacacatataaagtttaagaaaccttacattgggtgcagcggaataatatgactcattccgttcagatatctagcccttgattcctttctgtagcagagcattatcaatatctgaacctggatctctttctctgaatctttgatgctgaaactcctttgctgatgatctttcttcccgatcttcctcactatgattgaggtatcacttgatgtgtgtgggcactactctaatcactaaggatttcgaaattcaaaggaagaagaaagaagaagtggtagctaaagatagggagagagaaggctcagtatttctgattcagaaagtgtcagaagaaaagtctttttttcctgaagccttcactatctatttataacaatccactagggttagatttgaattatatggcattaaaataatgaaaaaatcaacttaaaatacacacaataggtggccggccatgccttagtggattgggccttgggttttgcaattttgcaattttaacaccttttgtatctgattttctcaaaaatgccaatttcctaattcaaccatttaaatgccaactctaactatttaataactataaataattattaaataatattgtcatttatcatatttattaattgaaccatacaaagtatcataattaacaaatatgcccctattactctttctttacaatttcgcccttacttagtgaaaaattcacaaatagacatagtccaatttgagaattataattgattaatcaaaaccaattacatgagtcttacaagcaatattatctcaactagtggggggaccatgggtctatataaccgagcttccaataagtagatcaagaatttagcactaaaattcactaacttattaattcttcgttgaatccacgcatagaacttagaattgcactctcagtatataaaatgctctatatgttccaccatatagacacatcattagttatccattgttataatcctaatttgatcaatgatcctctatatgaatgatctacacagtaaagggattaaattaccgtaaaaccctactatgtattttatccttaaaacacttgaccccgtataaatgatattttagcttatgtgaaatgagatctccaccatttattttcgtttggtcaagcttgaaggagatcatcctttgcttactatttgccagatagaagctatagattccatgtttatgctagcgctcccactcaattgcactaccgtgttcccaaaaagtacgtatcaccctgacctaaaagtaggcttaactaacaattcaaggaacacgaatagcctttcaagattgagcctaatcataacaggattaagatcatttgatctaggatcaactaggcgatattgacttgaatagattttacggtaagtttaattaaatctaagtcaaagttcaatatcggtcccttccgatgcatactccatgcatccaacctgagctttactttaaccaatgttgtggaaagaacatagtatttctccaaatacaagtaaactcttgttgtagattatcatatcagtaaaaccctgtgtctgataaatctaggaaactttattcacatagtcatgtttactttccaatgtgttgacggcacaataaacaggatcaagtatgtgaaaagggtttcagatgaatttatacattatgtacatataatcatgaaataaatcatgtgaaccatgcaacattaaatgttatttctgatctatattaataagtaaatctgattatattgaaatgagttttatttagggcataaaacccaacaaactagGAAACTCAAAATTGGCTGAGGTTTAGCAACAAAGATAAAATCTAAATTGATCAAATTTCTAAGGGAAAACCTTGACATTTTTTCTTGGTCGCATGAAGACATGGTGTGAATCGATCCATCTGTAATTTCTCATGCACTTAACATACTTTGATTTGGGATTCGTGCCAGACATCAGGATTAAATCTGATCTCTTCCTACGATCTCTGCTTGCAATGCCCACATTTGTTTCTGCATAGTCGTATACTGCAAGGTTGTGAGTTGAATGATACCCTTGAAGGCAATGACAGGTGTGATTGGTGGGAATTGTCCCACAGTAGCCGCTGGTGTTGAGGTTTCTCCAGCATGTCATGCGAACTCAGGAAATAGGTTGAGGGGAGTCATAGTGGTACGCCCTACTCCTCCGATGACAACAGCAATGGGGTATGTTCCTTCTCCATAATGAGGGACATTGATGGTGCCAACATTGAAAGATCCATTGTTGTTGTTCATGTGTTTTCTAATCTGTAGCCATCTCGATTCTCCtctagaaattttcaaaaatactttttttccaCAAACGATGTCAAATGTTATTGGAGGAAATTGGACGACACCAAAATATACGagtattcaaataaaattagaaCACTTAAATGCAGACGTGCAAGTAATCACCTGGAATAGCGAGTACTCAAGATATAGGCTACTAAATAGACAAGATGAAAGTAGAAATAAAGAGATAAcaagagaattatagtggtcaAGTCAAAGttcggtctgcttagtccactttTGTAATGATTTCTTCCTGGTATATTTGATTTGGATCACTCATTTATATAGAAAGCAAGTCTGTTTTAGGATTACATAATTGATCaatttagaattatttttacaatAAATGACAGTAtttaatcaaattaaatatttaaagaatGAATGAAGAACAATTTAATCTGTTCTTGTATTAAGTACATCAACGTATGCGACTTGATAAGCTGCGAGTTGCCCATTCATATTCTAACACACGAGCTCACAAGCTCTACGATCCCGTACTCACCGGATGGCCTTCAAGCCTATCGTTTGGATGTCTGCGTTCATCATGATCGCATAATCAAACATTCCATGCATTGACAACGCGGAACATGCGAGTCCCTAACGAGTCATCGAACACATTAGTCATTCAGACCAAACCTATGTAAAGAAACATTATTTACTAGTTGCAGGAGAGGTCTACTTGGTCATCGCATATAATCAGTATATGCACGACCAGTATTCAATCCTCTCGGTCCTACTTATTCTTTTGACTAAGCGAGACATAGTATGCAACTAGATCCTGTCTCAGCCGCATCTTCTTGTAAGTTCACATCAAGCAAGGTTAGCTCTACTAGAGCTATTTTATGACACATCATCCTTTCAATTGAGAATTGGGCCCATGTGTCAGTTTTATAGGAGCCTGTACTTGTATTTCTAGGCCAAAATTTTGCACTAGAACACTTTCGTTACACCTAAATTCTAACTTCCTGATATTCATACATCGAGTTTCTGACCACTAACTTTGTTGACGAGTTTCCACCGTCAACAACAACTTGTCAACAACGCCGTAACCAATTTTAatgaaatttctaaaataaGTTTACACATAAAACATATTACATGCAAAACTATTACCACacagaaattacaaaattgaaaACATACATATTCATATATCAACGTGTAAATAATGAGTATGTAAAAATACAAGAGAATTATAGTAGTTCAAATTATGTAAGATAATCTTCTTAGTCCACTTTGGAAGATAATTTGTGATTCGTCTTATTCGTATTTAAACACTCTTCTATATAGAAAACAAGTAATCATTCAATTTCATAACCGATCAGATAAGACAGTTACAACATTAATTACATTTAATTGAAATGAAAACAttgtaaaataaatgaaataacagTTTCGACTGTTCTTGTTCAATATTTGATCCGGTGCGACTGCCTTGATTGCTCATGGACCGTTTGTATTCTTGGTATCATGTGAACTCACGAGTTCACTCGAGTTACCGCCTATATTGGGTCTTTGGACCATCTGTGTGAACGCATAAACCTCTTGGGATTATATAGATGAGTGAACCTACCAAGGTTCCATATTATAGAATGCCTACGAGTATACTTGTATATcgaacattttttttattgacaACGTAGTACTCGTGGGTCAATCATGAGTTGTCGCGTACAATAGTCATTTGGACTAATCGTTGTAGACACATTCTTTACATAGGGTGCAAGGAGAATATTGGGTCATCACATATAATTGATATATGTCGTGATCGTATTAACTTAATTTTATGTCTCGTTTTTATTCTCTTTACTATGCGACATATAGTGTGCGACTAGACTATGTCTTGATCGCACCTTCTCACATGTTTCTATCATATAAGAAGAATATTATCGGGATTTATACTCGTGACACACTACCCTTTTCTTATTGGAAACTAAGTGTACATGTCAATTAAATACCAGATTGTAGTTGTTATTTTGGAGGAAAAATTCATTTTATAACAaagagaaataaaattaaaaaacttgaaaaaaaaaaaagaaggaatGGTAGTTAgtggaaaatataaaaaaaatgacctGGTAATAGTAAAAGCAGTTATAAGGAAAGAAGCGGTCCTAGCTTCTGGCAACCAGTTTCAAACGGCCACAGTCGCAACCCGATAGCAACTAAGCGACACTCGCGTCCTGCATCAACCACGTGGCCAGCCCCGAAAATTCTATTCGCGCTGACGTCATACGTAAAAGCTAAAGTACAAATAAAGAAAGGCTAAAAATCAGAGTGTGGACGAATGAGAAAGCGAGTAGTGATAAGAAACCAAACCGGTCTCGCGAGTGGGTGTATATTACAAAAGTGAAACGACGTCGTTAGTTTAGTTCCAAAACGCGGGTGATAAATTGAAGAGAGAAAACTATAGAGAAAGAGatgggttcgggtctgagtctgaaAGTCTAAGTAGGAGTCTAAGGCTAAGCTGAGCTGAGGGTGAGGCTTGTGGCTGTTTGGTTAAATCGGTTGGTTTTTATTCCCTCTCCTCGTTTGTGGAGGGGAGAACACACcgctctctctctatctctctcctcctttcactttctctctctatcaaaaaaagaaaagagaaaagaaacgcactttctctctctaagaaaaaaaagacacaatttttttttcttccttcttctttgatttaGCTTTCTCTCTCGGCTTTGATCGTcaatttgttttctaatttaatcTCTGAGAGAAAGCCGGCCGTCAGAATTGAGAATGGGAATTCTGGTGGCTTTCCTACAGTGATGGACCGGTGACTATGGATGTATGGAGTTCGATGGTGAAATAATCCCGATGTCTCATCTCGCGTCTGTGACCGAGGCTGCTCCCTCGTTGTCACCATCGTTTAGCGAaggttctgttttttttttttttttaaattttttattattatcattatcatttttattttctgccTGTTTTTCTTGTTGTTGTCATTGTTCTAAGCTCAATCAACAGAAACTAACGAATGGTAGTTCTCTATTCCACATGTTAATGGTCCATTTTGCCCCTTTCCATTCTCTCTACCTTCGTTTCGATTAATTGTTCTTCTTCCCTTGTTCTCAGTTTTCGACCCCATTACATTGaaattttcattatttatttgttttgatcgaattaaGCTGATTTTTGTTTTCCGTTTTGTTGTTTGTGACCGACACTCTGAcgtttttaatataaaattttcataattaataattttttaaaatgtattttcttgttttcAGGCtctgcatatttttttttactcatTCTACAACATAATTTGCAGATTAAAAGTGAAACTGAATTCGTTTTCAGCAAAATGTAAAATGCATTTTTTTTACTTGTAACATTTCATGATCGCGAAAAAGGTATTTAAATTTGACGATTTTTTGACGTGCAATCAATTGGTGTTTGCAATATAGAAACgttggtgttttttttttggttggatAAATGAATTATCAGGTTTTGAATGGAGAAGAACTAATTACAATAATGTGCGATcaattttgttctattttggCTACTTGGTTAATGAATTGTGTTCTTCTGGAACTTTTTCCTAAGTTCCTATTTTGTTCCATCACATGCTTTTATTTTCTGATTTTTCCACATACAAAATCATGTGTTTGATGTCATTTAGGAGTTTATTCGTACATTTTTGAAGGAATTCGGTGGGTAAGAGTGTAAATTTTACCACTTTCAGATGATAAATTATTTGGTAAGTGGAGCATAGGTAATGAGTTTGCAAGCTATAATGATCGTGGAAGAACTGGGCCTGTTTAAAGTAGCTCTGTACAATGcagttttctttcctttttttggTTGTTGTATGTCTTGAACATACCTATCTAATACTATTTCAGATGCAATGTGGCAAATGAATTTGAGATCAAGCGAAACAATGGAGCCTGGGACATATCCCGAGCGTCCTGGAGAGCAAGATTGTTCTTACTACATCAGAACAGGTCTTTGTAGATTTGGCGCAACTTGTCGCTTTAATCATCCCCCAAACAGGAAGTTGGTATAGCTTTATCTTGTTTTAACAAGTTATAATAAACTAAAGAGCTACTTATTATGCTATGATTTTGTAATAATATTGATGCATACACAAAACAACAAAGAAACAAGAATCTCTAGAAACATACTTTTGTGTGCACACTAGTATTTACATACTCAAGTAATGTAATCATGCTTTGTATTTCTTGACCTTGAGTGCATCACAAACAAGCAATTAGGTTATTCTTCTTGTTTCCAGGCTATTGCCACTGCAAGAATGAAGGGCGAGTTCCCTGAAAGAATTGGACAAGCTGAGTGTCAGGCAcgtataattgcttttattctcttcataattttctccgtaatttgttttaaatattTGTATTATGACATTATGAGTGGTTTTTAGGCACACTAGAAGGTATTTGCGCCTAAGattcttttttctttgaaattaaTCAAGATTCTGTGAAAGAGAGGACGTGTAAGAATTTAAGCTATTTAAGATTACAATAGTCATACATGAATGAACAGGGGAGTAGGTATGAtaaatttatgtttgcatgcaAGCGGGGGAGGAAGTATAAAGTTTGCAGTAATGCTTAATGTACGGATTTTTTAATGGGATGTATACGTCATTTTGTAGGACATTCTATTGGGTAAGGATTTGTATGAAAACCAAATTGTATACTGAATCTAAAATAGGTCATTGGAAATTTATGCTATGTTCATTGTTTCTTTTTTAAGCTTTCTATTTTCCCAATGCTTGAAAGTGAGGTTTAAGAAGTACTTAAGCTTATATTTAGCTGAACGCACTGCATAGTTTTCATTCAATGCATAGTtgttcattttattattttccccTTCTTCTctcgttttgttttttttggtgGGTAGATTAATATGTTTTTGTATTCGCTCTGCAGTACTTCTTGAAGACGGGAACCTGCAAGTTTGGAGCGACGTGCAAATTTCATCATCCTAGAGACAAAGCCGGAATCGCTGGAAGAGTTTCCTTAAATATGTTAGGCTATCCACTTCGTCCGGTTCGAATTCCAAATTTCCtcctatatttttatatatggtTTCCAAGACATTTTGCTATTGTTATGTTTGCCTTTCCTTTCCTTTCTGGTTGTTGCACGCTTAAAGGTTTGCTTAATTTAGAAAATACTGATATAGGGAAGGGAACAGAAGTTGTTTGGGGAtatattggaaattttaatataCTAAACCTGCAAGATAAGAAGATGTAATAAGAAAAACCATACTTTACGGGAAAAAATATAACGAGAGATATTTTGAGTAAAAGAGTAAATTCTTTTGAGGGGAGGAAAGAATTTGTTTCAAGCTTTTTCTGTACCTGCaaatatttttctatctaaACATGGCCATTGCTTTTCGAGTTAGCTTCTTAtgttgattgaaataaattattctcttttcttgtccttttctcttcttttcttctcttgccTTCCTTTCTTTCTTGCAGAATGAGACTGAGTGTGCATATTATTTAAGAACCGGACAATGCAAGTTTGGAAGCACATGCAAATTCCATCACCCCTCACCTACTAATATGATGGTTTCAATGCGCGGTTCCCCTGTTTGTCCTACTGTTCAATCTCCAACAACTCCTGGTCAGCAGTCATATATTGGAGGGATGACAAACTGGTCAAGAGCATCTTTTATTCCAAGTCCACGCTGGCAAGGTTCATCAAGTTACGCACCTCTGATTGTACCTCAGGGAATGGTATCTGTTCCGGGCTGGAATGCATATAGTGTAAGCTTTAGTTCATTCTtcatttaaaagaaaattacatGGACATGAACAATCTGCATAAATCACTAGCACAAAAAGGTGATACAAATAAGAACAATAAACACAAAGACTAAAAAATGCAGGAAAGAAAACCAGAAACACAAATTACATGATGACATTTCAATTTCTCAATAAGATAGAGAAGGGAGTATCTTCAAAACCCCTTAACATCATGCAACCAAAGGGCCACCCATAATCTGATTTTCTCCCTTAGACTTTCCACATCGCTTGTTTGTTAATGCATAGTTTCTTGATTGGTTAGGTTTAGGGCCTCATTTGGGATTGTGGTTTAAGGATCTTGCCGTTAGATTACAAAATAAGGTGGGTATAAAGCATTCACTAATGAGTTTGACTTAGAAGTAGGTTTTGCCATTTATGTAAGAGTTCTTTTTTGTTAAGCTTCTAACATTACATGCCAAACAGTAAAGCAAGAGTTATCTTTGCCCCATTCAATTTACTTAGTTAATCATGTAGTGTCTTTGGCCATGTTTTGCCtgtgtgtgtttttttcttcttcaatattttgtTGATTATAGCATATTTTCTTAACTAGTGATACGGAAACAGTGTAGTCATGCCCGGTCATTTTTTCAGGGTCAGCTGGGTTCAGTTTCATCTCCTGATAACCAACCTGCAGCAGGTAATAGTCAAATGTATGGAACTTCACGTCAAACTGATCAGGCAAATACAGGATCTCAAGGGACATATTCGCCTTATCGTTCTAGCTCCGTACCTGTTGGGTTCTATGCCTTACCGAGGGAAAATGTTTTCCCAGAGAGACCTGGGCAGCCTGAGTGCCAGTTTTACATGAAGACGGGGGATTGTAAATTTGGTGCAGTTTGTAAATTCCATCATCCTAGAGAGAGATTGATTCCTACACCAGACTGTGTTTTAAGTCCAATGGGCCTTCCTTTACGCCcggttagtgttttttttttttcactatcaAATTGTGTGCTCAAGTGCAGGAATGGTTTGTTATTCTTATGTTCATTATACTTATATTTCCTTTATTTGAGGTTTTGTCATTTCTTTCAGACTAGCTTTCGACCTTGCATGGAGTTTCTTAAGTTTTACtcatttttattaattgaatagctGGATGGTTTTATAGTATTTTAATTTCTTACAATGTAGTTTATTCTATCAGTAAGATCTTTGTTTAATTTGAATCATAATGAAcattttgtttgattttcaACAGGGAGAACCTTTATGCATCTTTTATTCTCGTTATGGTATCTGCAAGTTTGGTCCAAGTTGCAAGTTTGACCACCCTATGGGAATCTTTACGTATAATCTATCTGCATCGTCTTCTCCCGATGCCCCTGTTCTTCGTTTGTTGGGGTCATCATCTGGAACAGCTCAATTAAATTTTTCTTCAGAAGGACTTGTTGAAGCCGGATCAACAAAGGCCAGGAGACTTTCACTAGCAGAGACCAGACAGATGCCTCCTGGTGAAGATAATGATACTGATACAGAGGACTGAAACTGCTTTTCAAGAAATGAGTCATTTACTTTTGCTAAACCAAAAATTGTGTAAATTCATTTCCAATTAATGGAGATGTACAGAGTTCGTATTAAGTTTATCCTGTTCCTCTGAAATTCATTTCAGATGACAGATTTAACTTTATTGAATTTCTTATCGCTGCATTGTATAAAAATCTGCAAATATTGTCACATTGGTATAAGCCAATGTGAACATTTTCATCTGTTTCAAAATCTCATTATCTGATTTTTGTGATTATTTCTTTTAAGAATAATGTATAAACATTTCTTTTAAGTTCTGGCGATCAATTGttgcactattttttttttctttaaaaatatgtTCCATGGTTAAG from Cannabis sativa cultivar Pink pepper isolate KNU-18-1 chromosome 2, ASM2916894v1, whole genome shotgun sequence encodes:
- the LOC115718904 gene encoding zinc finger CCCH domain-containing protein ZFN-like, which encodes MEFDGEIIPMSHLASVTEAAPSLSPSFSEDAMWQMNLRSSETMEPGTYPERPGEQDCSYYIRTGLCRFGATCRFNHPPNRKLAIATARMKGEFPERIGQAECQYFLKTGTCKFGATCKFHHPRDKAGIAGRVSLNMLGYPLRPNETECAYYLRTGQCKFGSTCKFHHPSPTNMMVSMRGSPVCPTVQSPTTPGQQSYIGGMTNWSRASFIPSPRWQGSSSYAPLIVPQGMVSVPGWNAYSGQLGSVSSPDNQPAAGNSQMYGTSRQTDQANTGSQGTYSPYRSSSVPVGFYALPRENVFPERPGQPECQFYMKTGDCKFGAVCKFHHPRERLIPTPDCVLSPMGLPLRPGEPLCIFYSRYGICKFGPSCKFDHPMGIFTYNLSASSSPDAPVLRLLGSSSGTAQLNFSSEGLVEAGSTKARRLSLAETRQMPPGEDNDTDTED